The Halomicrobium zhouii region AGTCCCGCCAGGATGCCAACGAGCCGGGCGACGTATGCCGCCTTGTCGTCGATGCCGTTGAGCGTCTCGACCTGGGTTTGAATCATCTGCTCGTAGCGGTGTAGCAGATCGATCTCGGAATCGAACTCGTCTTGCTCCGCCATCTGATGGGGACTCCAACCGTCATACAATATATAGTTGTTCGACAGCCAGATACAGCGAGTAATCCATCGTCCGTAACTGAGTTCAAGACCCTTCCCGCCCATCGGTGATCCATGAACGGAACCGTCGTCCGGCAGGCAACCCACGACGATTACGAGGCGGTCGAAGCCTTCACGCAGGACACCTGGGCCGACCAGGGGCGGGGCGACTACATCCCCGACGTGTTCCACGACTGGGTCGACGCGAACGGGCCCGAGTGGCGGACCGTCGTGGTCGAGGTCGACGGCGACGTCGCCGGAATCTGCCAGGGGAAGTTCCTCTCCGAGCACGAGGCGTGGCTGGAGGGGATGCGCGTCCACCCAGAGTACCGCGGCGAGGGCCACGGGCTACGGATGGTGAGGGACCTCTTCGAGTGGGCGCGAGACGGGGGCGCGACCGTCGCGCGCAACATGGTGTTCGGGTGGAACGACGCCGGCCTCGGCCAGTCGATGGCGGCGGGGTTCGAACCGCGGACGAGCTTTCGGTGGGCGGAACCGGAGCCGGAGCCACAGTCCGCGGGGCAGGATCCGCAAGTCGTCGACGACCCGGCGGCGGCCTGGAGTTACTGGGCCAGGAGCGACGCGCGGGATGTGCTCGGCGGACTTTCCCTGGACAGTGAGCACTCCTGGACGCTCTCGGAACTCTCCCGTGAGCGACTCCACGCGCTGGCAGACGACGAGCGCGTCTTCGCGGTGAAAGACGACGGTACGCGCGGGATGGCGGCGCGAGTCAGGACCACGGAGCGATCCACCGAGGACGACGCCACCGAGACGCTGGCCGAGTACGCCGTCGGCGCGTGGGCAGACGTGACGGCCGCGAGGCGACTGCTCGACGCGATTCGCGCCGACGCACACGAACTCGGTGCCGACGCGACCAGAGTGCTGATCCCGGAGTCGCCACGTCACGTCGCGGAGGCGGCGGCCGCTCGCGTCGGATTCAGCGAGCACTGCGACTTCGTGCTGGAGGCGGACCTGACGTAGCGGAGTGAGTACTGGGTTTCTCGTGCCGTTATCGTTAGTCGCCGTCGTCGAGAACGTCGAGAAGGACCTCCCGTTCGACAGAGTCGAAGCCGACAGTGAGCGGCGAGATGCTGACGTCGTGGTCTTGGAGCGCTCGGCGGTCAGTCTCACCCTCCTCGGGTGGCAACTCGCCTTCGACGTCGTCTCTGAGCGGGTCGTAGACGCGATCCACGAGGGATAACTGGTCGCCGTCGCGCTCGACGGTGACGTCGAAGTCGTCGACTGGGCGGGTAATACGCGTCCGCGGGGGCTCGGTGGGGTTTGTGGGCACGTGGACGTTCAGGTAGTCGGTCGGTTCGAGGGCGTCGGCGTCGAGCAGGTCCGCGACGAGCGAAGCCGTGAACCCCGTGGTCGTGGCGAACGTCTCCCGGTCCGGTTCGCGAACGTGGCCGACGGTCACGTCGTAGGCCGAGACGGCGACGCCCGGCGTTCCCAGGTGGGCGGCTTCGGCGGCGCCACCGACGGTCCCCGACCGGCCCAGTCGGTGCATCCCGATGTTCGGGCCGGGGTTGGGGCCCGCGACGACGACGTCCGGCGTCTCGTCGAGTCCCCGGAGTCCGAAGGCGACGCAGTCGGCGGGTGTTCCCTCGACGACGTAGCCCCACTCGTGGTCACGGACGCTGGCCTCGCGGGAGTTCGCACGGCCGACGCCGCTGTTGTCTTCGGCGGGCGCGACGACCGTCACCGACGCGATCTCCGTGAGTTCGTCGTAAAGCGCGGCGAGGCCGGGGCTGTCGATCCCGTCGTCGTTCGTCAGCAGGACGCGCCGATCCGCAGCCATAGCGTGACGATTTGCCACCAACTCCGAGGAACCTGTCGGTTCGCGCACAATTCGCGCGGACCTATCCTCCGCTGACCGGGGGAAAGAGCGCGAGTTCGTCGCCTGACTCGACCGTCGTCTCCAGCCCGTCGGCCTCGACGAACGGGTCGCGGCCCTCGTGGAGGAGGCGGATGTGGTCCTGGACCGTTCCATCGTCGTCGAGCACCTCGGTTTCGAGACCGGGGTGGGCCGCCACCAGCGCGTCGAGCGCGTCGCCGACGGTGGCGGGGGTGTCGACGTCGACAGCGACTTCCGAGTCGCCCGCGGTCTCGGCGAGCGTCGCGAACAGCGTCCACTCCATGTCGGAGTGGCCGTCCCCGGGAACAATGAGGGTTGCGGGGCCCGGTGCGTCAGCGCTCGCGGCCGCCGTCAGCGGTCATGGTCGTCGTCGCCGTCGCGGTCGTCGGTCTTCCCATCGGAAACGCCGTCCTCGTCGTCAGGGACGGCGTCGCCGTCGTCGTCGGGCCTGCCATCGCTGTCCGGACCGTCGCCTTCACCCCCACCGAGCAGTGGGTCGGCCAGCGGGTCGTCCTCGCCCACGTCGAGGGGCGTGAAGGGGACGGCGTCGTCGTCGGCCGGTTCCTCCACGGCTTTGTCGTCCGACTGGCCGTCGGCGGTCTGTTCGTCGACGTCGCCACCGGACGCGTCTGTGGCGTCGTCAACCTGTTCGTCGTCAGTCGCCGTTCCCTGGCCGACGGACGCGTCGGGGACGTCCAGTTCCCGGTCCATCCCGGGGAGGTCGTCGGTGTCCGCGAACGCGTCGCCGTCGAGGAGCGACTCGTCGTCCTCGCCGTTCGACAGCTCGGCCGACGGCGCGTCGTGGCCGTCACCCTCGCCCTCACCGGATCCGCCGTCCGTATCGTCTCCGTCGTCCAGTTCCGCGGCGGGGTCCGGGGCTTCTTCCGAGGCCGTCTCGGCCTGCTCCTCGTCGGGTGACTCGTCCGAGTCGTTGGCTGTCTCGACGGGTTCAGACCTCTCCGACACGGTGTCCGTGACGCCGCCCTCTGGCCCTCGCCCGGCTGCCTCGACTTTCCGGAGGTTCTCGGGCGTCGCGATGGCGTAGACCACGTCGCCGGGCTGGAGCGCCCGGTTCCTGGCTGGCAACGGTTCGGGGCGCTCGTCCGTCCGGGTGATGGCGGCGACGGTCACGTCGAGGGCGTCGACTGTCACCCCGTCGAGGTCACTCCCGCCCTCGACGGTGACGGTGGCGAGCGTCTCGTCGGCCGAGCGGAGCAGCGACGCGAACTCGCGGTCGGGGCGGTCCTGGACGGGGAGCGTCACCAGCTTGTACCGATCCGCGGGGTTCAGCTTCGGCGTGTCGGCGGCGTCGATAGCCACCGTGACGACGTCGCCCGCGACGCCGCGGAGCTCGCCCGTCAGGACGCGTTTCAGGGGGTCGGTCTCCCAGACCTGGACGAGGTCGCCGGCGCTGGCGGCGTGGGCCGGGTCGGCGCGGATGGCGACGGCGTTGGTCGCCGGCGGGAGCGTCGGACCGATGCCGGCCGCCCGCGAGCCCACGGCCAGGAACGACACCGAGCCGTCGTCGCCGACCTCGACGTCGACGTGGCCGACGCCGTAGTCGGTCCTGAGCCGCGAGACGAGACGCTCGCGGAGTTCGGCCTTCGTTAGCCGTCGTGGAAAGAGGAATCGCCGGCCGGCCAGCGTCTCCTTGGTCTCCTCGGTAACCGGGTCGTAGCCGACGATGTCGGCGACCTCGTCGGGCAACTGGACGGTCGTGACGCGGCCGACGGTCTGGACGATCTCGCTGACGTCGGCGTCGACGTCGCTGACCCCCGTCGCGGCGAAGAGGTCGACGCCGAGCCTGTCGCCGAAGCGGGTGCCAGCCGTGGCTGCGAGTCCGCTGGTCAGGAACGCAGCGACGTGGACGAGCGCCGTGGCGAGTACGATGTCCCGACCGTCCGGGGAAATCTCCTCGGCCAGCAACGTCGTCGTGCTGAGCGACACCGCGACGACGGCGAGTCCGGCGAGCAGCGAGAGCCCGGTGGGCACGCGTTCCCGGACGTACCAGCGGTACGCGAGCGCGACGCTGCCCGCGACGACGCCCGCGAACACGGCGACGCCGAGGACGCCAGCGAGCGTCACCGTCACTCCTTCGGTGGTCGGTCCCCCCAACTGCGCAACCGCTTCGGCCGGCGGGAGACTCACGCGACCGCCTCCGCGAACCCGTCGAGAGCGTCGCGAGACCCGACGGCGTACAGTTCGTCGCCGGCGGCGAGCGTCGTCTCGTCGCCGGGAGCGATCTGCCAGTCGCCGCCGTTCCGGACCGCCAGGACGGCGACGCCGTAGGTGTCACGGACTGCCGCGTCACCGAGCGAGGCGCCGGCGAGTGCGCCGCCGGCCGCTACCGTCAGGCGACGGAACCGCTGGTCGGCCCGGCGCAACAGCGAGACGAGTTCGTACTCCCGCCGGGTGCCCCGGGACTCGACGACGACCTTCGCCTCGCTGGCGCGCAGCAGGGGCTGAGCGTCCGTCCGCGTGACGCCGACCGTCAGTCGACCCTCACCGCCGTCCGTGGTCGGCGCGCGAACGGGCGCGGCGGGGAGGTCCTCTTCCTCGCCGTCCCCGACTGCGCCTTCCGCGTCCAGGCCGCCTGTCTGGTCGACGTCGGGTGCCGACGCCTCGTTCGAACGGGCGCTCAGGACGGTTCCGCGTGCCTGTGCGTCCGGGGTGATCACCGTCAGTTCGTCGCCGCGGGCGAGCCCCGTCGGCAACAGCGCGTCGACGGAGACGGCGTGGTCGCCGTCGTCGATGCGCTTCGACAGGCCGGAGAAGGGCGGGGCGGCGACGACCGACGCCCGGCCCCGCTCGTCGATCGCGACGGCGGCGTCGCCCAGGTCGAACGTCTTCGTCAGGCGCTCTTCGAACCGTTCCTCGATCTCAGCGATCCGGAGATCCGCCGGAAAGGTGAACTCCTCGCCGCGAATCTCCGCCCGGAGTTCCTCCGAGAGAGGTGGGTACCCCTCCATGTCGGCGACTTCGCCGACGACGCGGACGCGGACCTCGCCGCGGCCGCCGACGAACTCGACGACGTCGCTCGAGAGCGTCTTCTCCCGGAGTTTGTCCAGCGAGAGCCGGCGGGGGAGCTCCGCCCCCATCTGGTCGCCCTTCGCGTGGGCGTACATCGACGCCATCGTGACGACGAGAATGGCGGTGACGACCCGCTCGGCGTTGGGCGCCGAGGTGATCGACTTGTCCGCGAACGCGAGCAGGCCGCCGTTGACGCCCGCCAGCGCGATGGCCAGCACCGCCACACCGAAGCTCGGGATGGTGACGCCGGCGAAGTACTTGAAGGTGAACGCGAGCCCCCACGAGACGAGCGCCGGGATGATCCCGACGAGCAGCCCGAGATAGATGCCGAGGAGAATCTCGACCGGGAGGGGAGAAGCCATATTCCTTCACTCTGCTGGCGCCGCTTATCGTTTCCGGCGGGCGGGGGGCGACCGGCGCGTGAACGCCGTCTGCCGGACAGCGGGGTTTTACGGTGACCGACGGTAAGGGGACGTGCATGGACAGGGTACGCGAGTGGTTCGGCGTCCGCGCGACGCTGCTGTTGCCGACGCTGGTGGCGATACTCTCGTTCGTCACCGGGGTCGCCAACATCAGCGCACCGGTCGACGCCAGACCGCTCGACCCGTATCTCCCCGAGGCCGTCGCCCAGACCGTCGCCCAGACCGTCGGCTTCACCGGCACGCTGACCGGGTTCCTCCTGCTCGTCAGCGCCTACGGACTCCGGCGTCGGCTCCGGGTCGCCTGGTACGCCACCCTGCTGTTCCTCCCGATGTCAGCGGTTCAGGGGCTCCTTCAGGGGAGCGTGACCGTTCCAGGCTTCGGCCCGGTGCCAGTCTCGGCGCCGCTCATCGCGCTCTCCCTCCTCTCGATTCCGACGGTCCTGATCAACCGACGGTTGTTCGACCGCGAGCTGGAGCTGTCGGCGGCCCAGCAGGCGTCGATCGCGGCGCTACTGGGCGCGCAGGTGTACATCACCGCCGGCGCGTACGCGCTCAGGGACGACTTCTCGAACCTCTCGACGCTGACCGACGCGCTGTACTTCGCTATCGTCACGTCGAGCACGGTGGGATACGGCGACATGGCACCGGTGGATGGAGCGCAGTCGGCCAGACTCTTTACCCTCTCGGCCATCGTCGTCGGCACCGCCAGTTTCGCGCTCGCGCTCGGGTCCGTGCTCGGCCCGGCCATCCAGGACCGCATCACCAGGGCACTCGGCACCATGACAGACACGCAACTCGACCTGCTCGAGGACCACGTGCTCGTCCTCGGCTACGGCGACCTGACGGAACCGATCCTCGAGGAACTCACCGACGTCGTGGAGTACGTCGTCGTCACGCCCGACTCGGCGACGGCCGCGACGCTCCAGCAACGCGACGTCGCGGTGCTCACCGCCGACCCGAGCGACGAGGAACCACAGCTCCGCGCCGGTATCGAGCGGGCGCGCGCAGTCGTCACCGCGACGAACGACGACGCCCAGGACGCGCTCTCCATCCTCACGGCCCGCGAACTCAACCCGGAGGTCCGCATCGTCGCCGCGGCGACGGACCGGGAGAACGTCCGGAAGCTCAAACGAGCGGGCGCCGACTCGGTTATCAGCCCCGCGGTGCTGGGCGGCCACCTGCTCGCCGAGTCGGCGCTGGGCGAGGACGACTCCGAGGAGGTCGCCGACCGCATCGTCGACGACGAGGTCTAACAGGTTCGCTTCGGCGCCCGGCCCTACCCGCGGTCGACGATGGCCACGTCGGTGTCGAGGTCGCCCAGCCGTTCGAACGTCGGCGGTGAGACGAAGCGGGAGGCGGCGCTTCGGTCCCGACTCGCGCCGACGAATACGAGATCGTAGTGGTGGGCGTTCTCTCCGAGAAACTCCAGGATCGGCGAGCGGGAGATGCGGGTCTCGATTGGGCCGCGGAACGGCTCGACGAGGTCGGCGAGCATCTCCTCGGCGCGGCGGAGGTTCCCGCTGGGGCCGACGCAGTGACAGACGCTCACGGACCCCGCGTCACGAGCCAGCCGCAGCGAGAACTCGACCATGCTGTGGGCCACGTGGCTGGTTTCCCGGACCGGAACCATCGTCCGGCGCCAGTCGGTCCGGCCGTCGTTCGACCGGTGGACCAGCACGTCGATTTCGCTGGCGAACAGGTCACGGACGAACGGCGCGAGGCTCCCCCCACGCCCCCGGTACGGGACGGCGAGGAGGTCACAGCCGGTCGCCCGGGCTGCCTGGAGGATCGTCGCGGCCGCGTCCCCGCGGTCGACCGCGACGACGACCTCGCAGGGCACGTCGACGACGGACGCGATCTCGGCGGCCCTGGCTTCGAGCGTGCCGGCCGTCTCGGCGACGGCGCGCTCCGGGCCGGACTCGGTGTCGCCGGCTGCCGAGG contains the following coding sequences:
- a CDS encoding GNAT family N-acetyltransferase, producing MNGTVVRQATHDDYEAVEAFTQDTWADQGRGDYIPDVFHDWVDANGPEWRTVVVEVDGDVAGICQGKFLSEHEAWLEGMRVHPEYRGEGHGLRMVRDLFEWARDGGATVARNMVFGWNDAGLGQSMAAGFEPRTSFRWAEPEPEPQSAGQDPQVVDDPAAAWSYWARSDARDVLGGLSLDSEHSWTLSELSRERLHALADDERVFAVKDDGTRGMAARVRTTERSTEDDATETLAEYAVGAWADVTAARRLLDAIRADAHELGADATRVLIPESPRHVAEAAAARVGFSEHCDFVLEADLT
- the surE gene encoding 5'/3'-nucleotidase SurE, yielding MAADRRVLLTNDDGIDSPGLAALYDELTEIASVTVVAPAEDNSGVGRANSREASVRDHEWGYVVEGTPADCVAFGLRGLDETPDVVVAGPNPGPNIGMHRLGRSGTVGGAAEAAHLGTPGVAVSAYDVTVGHVREPDRETFATTTGFTASLVADLLDADALEPTDYLNVHVPTNPTEPPRTRITRPVDDFDVTVERDGDQLSLVDRVYDPLRDDVEGELPPEEGETDRRALQDHDVSISPLTVGFDSVEREVLLDVLDDGD
- a CDS encoding ubiquitin-like small modifier protein 1, yielding MEWTLFATLAETAGDSEVAVDVDTPATVGDALDALVAAHPGLETEVLDDDGTVQDHIRLLHEGRDPFVEADGLETTVESGDELALFPPVSGG
- a CDS encoding cation:proton antiporter regulatory subunit, translating into MSLPPAEAVAQLGGPTTEGVTVTLAGVLGVAVFAGVVAGSVALAYRWYVRERVPTGLSLLAGLAVVAVSLSTTTLLAEEISPDGRDIVLATALVHVAAFLTSGLAATAGTRFGDRLGVDLFAATGVSDVDADVSEIVQTVGRVTTVQLPDEVADIVGYDPVTEETKETLAGRRFLFPRRLTKAELRERLVSRLRTDYGVGHVDVEVGDDGSVSFLAVGSRAAGIGPTLPPATNAVAIRADPAHAASAGDLVQVWETDPLKRVLTGELRGVAGDVVTVAIDAADTPKLNPADRYKLVTLPVQDRPDREFASLLRSADETLATVTVEGGSDLDGVTVDALDVTVAAITRTDERPEPLPARNRALQPGDVVYAIATPENLRKVEAAGRGPEGGVTDTVSERSEPVETANDSDESPDEEQAETASEEAPDPAAELDDGDDTDGGSGEGEGDGHDAPSAELSNGEDDESLLDGDAFADTDDLPGMDRELDVPDASVGQGTATDDEQVDDATDASGGDVDEQTADGQSDDKAVEEPADDDAVPFTPLDVGEDDPLADPLLGGGEGDGPDSDGRPDDDGDAVPDDEDGVSDGKTDDRDGDDDHDR
- a CDS encoding potassium channel family protein encodes the protein MASPLPVEILLGIYLGLLVGIIPALVSWGLAFTFKYFAGVTIPSFGVAVLAIALAGVNGGLLAFADKSITSAPNAERVVTAILVVTMASMYAHAKGDQMGAELPRRLSLDKLREKTLSSDVVEFVGGRGEVRVRVVGEVADMEGYPPLSEELRAEIRGEEFTFPADLRIAEIEERFEERLTKTFDLGDAAVAIDERGRASVVAAPPFSGLSKRIDDGDHAVSVDALLPTGLARGDELTVITPDAQARGTVLSARSNEASAPDVDQTGGLDAEGAVGDGEEEDLPAAPVRAPTTDGGEGRLTVGVTRTDAQPLLRASEAKVVVESRGTRREYELVSLLRRADQRFRRLTVAAGGALAGASLGDAAVRDTYGVAVLAVRNGGDWQIAPGDETTLAAGDELYAVGSRDALDGFAEAVA
- a CDS encoding NAD-binding protein, whose product is MDRVREWFGVRATLLLPTLVAILSFVTGVANISAPVDARPLDPYLPEAVAQTVAQTVGFTGTLTGFLLLVSAYGLRRRLRVAWYATLLFLPMSAVQGLLQGSVTVPGFGPVPVSAPLIALSLLSIPTVLINRRLFDRELELSAAQQASIAALLGAQVYITAGAYALRDDFSNLSTLTDALYFAIVTSSTVGYGDMAPVDGAQSARLFTLSAIVVGTASFALALGSVLGPAIQDRITRALGTMTDTQLDLLEDHVLVLGYGDLTEPILEELTDVVEYVVVTPDSATAATLQQRDVAVLTADPSDEEPQLRAGIERARAVVTATNDDAQDALSILTARELNPEVRIVAAATDRENVRKLKRAGADSVISPAVLGGHLLAESALGEDDSEEVADRIVDDEV